The Halopseudomonas sabulinigri genome window below encodes:
- the glnE gene encoding bifunctional [glutamate--ammonia ligase]-adenylyl-L-tyrosine phosphorylase/[glutamate--ammonia-ligase] adenylyltransferase yields the protein MSLPLLPDLLRPSLEHHLAQWRAALEAAGLAERADELGAEFEQQLPQVLAGSDYVAEQLRRDPQLAWQLQEEQRLQRPLQEGEMRRLLQQALAGLASEEELAQRLRRFRQAQQVRIIWRDLTRQAPLAETTRDLSDMADACIDEAYQWLYVQTCASLGEPRSAAGKPQHMVVLGMGKLGAFELNLSSDIDLIFAYPEPGETQGGRRSLSNQEFFIRVGQKLIKALDAHTVDGFVFRVDMRLRPYGDSGALVFSFDALEQYYQSQGRDWERYAMIKARVVAGDQAAGAELQAMLKPFVYRRYLDFAAIDALRSLKQMIQREVQRKGLQDNVKLGSGGIREVEFIGQAFQLIHGGRDRALQQRPILSVLQTLAANDYLPGAAVEELTAAYCFLRDTEHALQAVDDRQTQMLPTDTQGQARIAFMLGFADWAGFRQRLDQERATVARHFAGVIADPDEDEAEPAAPHSDWLPLWEGTLDEAQALEQLRAAGFTDAVAAWRRLGSLQASGRVKAMQRVGRERLDGFMPRLLAMACEQDNADLALERVLPLIEAVARRSAYLVLLTENPGALRELLVLCAASPWIAEQITRYPVVLDELLNAGRLYRPPEPDELADELRQQLLRIPEDDLEQQMETLRYFKRAHVLRVAASEIGGTLPLMKVSDYLTWIAEAILQQVLKLAWREMVSRHGQPARADGSRCELDFIVVGYGKVGGIELGHGSDLDLVFIHDGDPHSETDGARAIEGSKFFTRLGQRIIHMLNTQTVSGALYEVDMRLRPSGDSGLLVSSLASFARYQREEAWTWEHQALVRARSLAGCSRLTEGFAALRAEVLGAQRDESALAREVTGMRQKMRDNLGTSATAAGTTADAFTAERLFDLKQDAGGIVDIEFMVQYAVLAWSCRYPELLRFTDNIRILDELHNAGLIAGEDVHRLQEAYKAYRAAAHRLALQKQPGKVSGDQFHDFRHGVIKLWQQMLPTPEPDPAA from the coding sequence ATTTCTCTGCCGTTACTGCCGGATTTGCTGCGCCCCTCCCTGGAACACCACTTGGCACAGTGGCGTGCCGCGCTTGAAGCCGCCGGACTGGCAGAGCGCGCTGACGAGCTGGGCGCCGAGTTTGAACAGCAGTTGCCCCAAGTGCTGGCCGGCAGCGATTACGTCGCTGAGCAATTGCGCCGCGATCCTCAGCTGGCCTGGCAGCTGCAGGAGGAGCAACGTCTGCAACGACCTCTGCAGGAGGGTGAAATGCGGCGTCTGCTTCAGCAGGCGCTCGCAGGGCTGGCGAGTGAAGAGGAATTGGCGCAGCGCCTGCGGCGCTTTCGCCAGGCGCAGCAGGTGCGCATCATCTGGCGTGATCTGACGCGGCAGGCGCCACTCGCCGAAACCACGCGTGACCTGTCCGACATGGCGGATGCCTGCATTGACGAGGCCTATCAATGGCTCTATGTACAAACCTGCGCCTCGCTGGGCGAGCCACGCAGTGCCGCTGGCAAACCGCAGCATATGGTGGTGCTGGGCATGGGCAAATTGGGCGCCTTTGAGCTCAATCTGTCCTCCGACATTGATTTGATCTTCGCCTATCCCGAACCCGGCGAAACCCAAGGTGGTCGCCGCAGCCTGTCCAACCAGGAGTTTTTTATCCGGGTCGGGCAGAAGCTGATCAAGGCGCTGGACGCGCACACGGTCGATGGCTTTGTTTTTCGCGTAGACATGCGCCTGCGCCCCTACGGCGACAGCGGCGCGCTGGTGTTCAGCTTTGATGCGCTGGAGCAGTATTACCAGAGCCAGGGGCGTGACTGGGAGCGTTACGCGATGATCAAGGCGCGGGTAGTGGCTGGCGATCAGGCAGCCGGTGCCGAGCTGCAAGCCATGCTCAAACCCTTCGTATATCGACGTTATCTGGACTTTGCCGCTATCGATGCGCTGCGCAGCCTGAAGCAGATGATTCAACGCGAGGTGCAGCGCAAAGGCCTGCAGGACAACGTCAAGCTGGGCTCCGGCGGTATCCGCGAGGTGGAGTTCATCGGGCAAGCATTCCAGTTGATTCACGGTGGGCGCGACCGAGCGTTGCAGCAGCGGCCAATTCTGAGCGTACTGCAAACCCTGGCGGCGAATGATTATTTGCCCGGTGCGGCAGTAGAAGAGCTCACTGCGGCTTATTGTTTTTTGCGTGACACCGAACACGCGCTGCAGGCCGTGGATGACCGCCAAACGCAAATGCTGCCGACCGATACGCAGGGCCAGGCGCGTATTGCCTTTATGCTGGGCTTCGCCGACTGGGCAGGGTTTCGGCAGCGTTTGGATCAAGAGCGCGCAACCGTCGCACGGCATTTTGCCGGCGTGATTGCCGATCCTGATGAGGATGAAGCCGAACCGGCAGCGCCGCATTCTGACTGGCTGCCCCTGTGGGAAGGCACGCTGGACGAGGCCCAGGCACTGGAACAACTGAGAGCCGCTGGTTTTACCGACGCCGTTGCTGCCTGGCGCCGGCTCGGCTCGCTGCAGGCCTCTGGTCGCGTAAAGGCGATGCAGCGGGTCGGGCGTGAACGGCTCGATGGCTTCATGCCGCGGCTGTTGGCGATGGCCTGTGAACAGGACAATGCCGATCTGGCGCTGGAACGGGTGCTGCCGCTGATTGAAGCCGTTGCGCGTCGCTCGGCTTATCTGGTGCTGCTGACCGAGAACCCCGGGGCCTTGCGTGAGCTATTGGTGCTGTGTGCCGCCAGTCCCTGGATTGCCGAACAGATCACCCGCTATCCGGTTGTACTGGATGAGCTGCTCAACGCCGGGCGTTTGTATCGTCCGCCGGAGCCGGACGAGCTGGCCGACGAGCTGCGTCAGCAACTGCTGCGCATCCCTGAGGACGACCTGGAACAGCAGATGGAAACCCTGCGCTACTTCAAGCGCGCCCATGTTCTGCGGGTGGCGGCGTCGGAGATTGGCGGCACGCTGCCGTTGATGAAGGTCAGCGATTATCTGACCTGGATTGCCGAGGCGATTCTGCAACAGGTGCTCAAGCTGGCCTGGCGTGAAATGGTGTCGCGGCATGGTCAGCCAGCACGGGCCGATGGTTCGCGCTGCGAGCTGGACTTTATCGTGGTGGGCTACGGCAAGGTGGGTGGCATCGAGCTGGGGCATGGCTCGGATCTGGATCTGGTGTTTATCCACGATGGCGATCCGCATTCGGAGACCGACGGTGCCCGAGCCATCGAAGGCAGCAAATTCTTTACCCGCCTGGGGCAGCGCATCATTCATATGCTCAACACCCAGACCGTGTCGGGCGCATTGTACGAAGTTGATATGCGCCTGCGCCCCTCCGGTGACTCGGGTCTGCTGGTCAGCTCGCTGGCCTCCTTTGCGCGTTACCAGCGCGAGGAGGCCTGGACCTGGGAGCACCAGGCGTTGGTTCGCGCGCGCTCGCTGGCGGGTTGTTCAAGGCTGACCGAGGGCTTTGCGGCGCTGCGCGCCGAGGTGCTGGGAGCGCAGCGTGACGAGTCAGCGCTGGCGCGTGAGGTGACAGGCATGCGGCAAAAAATGCGCGATAACCTGGGCACCTCGGCGACCGCTGCGGGCACTACCGCCGATGCCTTTACCGCTGAGCGCCTGTTTGACCTCAAGCAGGATGCCGGAGGTATCGTTGATATCGAATTTATGGTGCAATATGCGGTTCTGGCCTGGTCGTGCCGGTACCCCGAATTACTACGCTTCACCGATAACATCAGGATTCTTGATGAGCTGCACAACGCCGGCCTGATCGCCGGCGAAGACGTACATCGCCTGCAGGAGGCTTACAAGGCCTACCGGGCGGCGGCTCATCGCCTGGCCTTGCAAAAGCAGCCGGGCAAAGTAAGCGGCGACCAGTTTCATGATTTCCGTCATGGAGTCATCAAGCTATGGCAGCAGATGCTGCCGACCCCAGAGCCTGACCCCGCTGCGTGA
- the aceE gene encoding pyruvate dehydrogenase (acetyl-transferring), homodimeric type: MKQDDIDPLETQEWLDALESVLDNEGEDRAHYLMTRLGELASRTGTPLPYAITTPYRNTIPVTHEARMPGDLFMERRIRSMVRWNALAMVMRTNQQDPDLGGHISTFASSATLYDIGFNYFFKAPTEEHGGDLVFFQGHASPGIYARAFMEGRISEEQMDNFRQEVDGKGLSSYPHPWLMPHFWQFPTVSMGLGPIQAIYQARFMKYLEHRGFIEPGKQKVWCFVGDGETDEPESLGAIALAGREKLDNLIFVINCNLQRLDGPVRGNGKIIQELEGSFRGADWNVIKVIWGRMWDPLFAKDDNGLLQQRMEEAVDGDYQNYKANDGAYVREHFFGTRPELQEMVKDLSDEEIWKLNRGGHDPYKVYAAYHDAVHHEGQPSVILAKTIKGYGTGAGQGQNTAHNTKKVDIDSLKKFRDRFDIPVNDDELEKLPFYKPEEGSAEYKYLHSRREALGGYMPQRRVESARVPVPPLDTLKAILDGSGDREISTTMAFVRIISQLVKDKELGPRIVPIVPDEARTFGMEGMFRQLGIYSSVGQLYEPVDKNQVMFYREDKKGQILEEGINEAGAMSSWIAAGTAYSTHNQPMLPFYIFYSMFGFQRIGDLAWAAGDSRAKGFLIGGTAGRTTLNGEGLQHEDGHSHILASTIPNCRSYDPTYGYELAVIIREGARRMMEEQENVYYYLTVMNEAYEQPAMPKGKEVQDGIMRGMYLLDSTGKPGELHVQLMGSGTILREVREAAKILKDDFDVTADIWSVTSFNELRRDGLAVERDNRLHPTRKKKLTFVEQCLEKRSGPVIASTDYMKLFADQIREWVPGTYKVLGTDGFGRSDSRRKLREFFEVDRHWVAYTALSALVEEGKLKPKVLTDALKTFGINPDKINPLDC, encoded by the coding sequence ATGAAGCAAGATGATATCGATCCGCTCGAAACCCAGGAATGGCTCGATGCCCTGGAATCCGTACTCGACAACGAAGGTGAAGATCGCGCGCACTATCTGATGACGCGCCTGGGCGAGTTAGCCAGCCGCACCGGCACCCCCCTGCCCTACGCCATCACCACGCCTTACCGCAACACCATCCCGGTAACCCACGAAGCCCGCATGCCCGGCGACCTGTTCATGGAACGCCGCATCCGCTCGATGGTGCGCTGGAACGCGCTGGCCATGGTGATGCGTACCAACCAGCAAGACCCGGACCTGGGTGGCCATATTTCCACCTTCGCCTCCAGCGCCACCCTGTATGACATTGGCTTCAACTACTTTTTCAAGGCGCCGACCGAAGAGCACGGTGGCGATTTGGTGTTCTTCCAGGGCCACGCCTCCCCCGGCATTTATGCCCGCGCCTTCATGGAAGGGCGCATCAGTGAAGAACAGATGGACAATTTCCGTCAAGAGGTCGACGGCAAGGGCTTGTCCTCTTATCCGCACCCCTGGCTGATGCCCCATTTCTGGCAGTTCCCGACCGTGTCCATGGGCCTGGGTCCGATCCAGGCCATCTATCAAGCGCGCTTCATGAAGTACCTGGAGCACCGTGGCTTTATCGAGCCTGGTAAACAGAAGGTCTGGTGTTTTGTTGGTGACGGTGAGACCGACGAGCCGGAGTCGCTCGGTGCCATCGCGCTGGCCGGCCGCGAGAAACTCGACAACCTGATCTTCGTCATCAACTGCAACCTGCAACGCCTCGATGGCCCGGTACGCGGTAACGGCAAGATCATTCAGGAACTGGAAGGCAGCTTCCGCGGCGCCGATTGGAACGTGATCAAGGTGATCTGGGGCCGCATGTGGGACCCGCTGTTTGCCAAGGATGACAACGGCCTGCTGCAACAGCGCATGGAGGAGGCGGTCGACGGCGACTACCAGAACTACAAGGCCAACGATGGCGCCTATGTGCGCGAGCACTTCTTCGGCACCCGTCCCGAGCTGCAGGAGATGGTCAAAGACCTCTCCGACGAAGAGATCTGGAAGCTCAACCGCGGCGGCCATGATCCCTACAAGGTGTACGCCGCCTACCACGACGCCGTGCACCACGAAGGTCAGCCAAGCGTGATTCTGGCCAAGACCATCAAGGGCTACGGCACCGGTGCTGGCCAAGGCCAGAACACTGCGCACAACACTAAGAAAGTCGATATCGACAGCTTGAAGAAATTCCGCGATCGCTTCGACATTCCGGTCAACGATGACGAGCTGGAAAAACTACCTTTCTACAAACCAGAAGAAGGCAGCGCCGAGTACAAATACCTGCACTCGCGCCGCGAAGCGCTCGGCGGCTACATGCCCCAGCGCCGGGTCGAAAGCGCCCGCGTGCCGGTGCCACCACTGGATACCTTGAAAGCCATTCTGGATGGCAGCGGTGATCGCGAGATTTCCACCACCATGGCCTTCGTGCGGATCATCTCGCAACTGGTGAAGGACAAGGAGCTGGGCCCGCGCATCGTGCCTATCGTGCCCGACGAGGCGCGCACCTTCGGCATGGAGGGCATGTTCCGCCAGCTCGGCATCTATTCCTCCGTCGGCCAACTGTATGAGCCTGTCGACAAGAATCAGGTGATGTTCTACCGCGAGGACAAGAAGGGCCAGATTCTCGAGGAAGGCATCAACGAAGCGGGCGCCATGTCGAGCTGGATAGCCGCCGGTACCGCGTACAGCACGCACAACCAACCGATGCTGCCGTTCTACATTTTTTACTCGATGTTCGGCTTCCAGCGTATTGGTGATCTGGCCTGGGCCGCTGGCGACAGCCGCGCCAAGGGCTTCCTGATCGGCGGCACGGCCGGTCGCACCACACTGAATGGCGAGGGTCTGCAGCACGAAGACGGGCACAGCCACATTCTGGCCAGCACCATCCCCAACTGCCGCAGCTACGACCCGACCTACGGCTACGAGCTGGCGGTAATCATTCGCGAAGGCGCGCGGCGCATGATGGAAGAGCAGGAAAACGTCTACTACTACCTGACCGTGATGAATGAAGCCTACGAGCAACCCGCTATGCCCAAGGGCAAAGAGGTGCAGGACGGCATCATGCGCGGCATGTACCTGCTCGACTCCACCGGCAAGCCGGGCGAGCTGCATGTACAGCTGATGGGCAGCGGCACCATTCTGCGCGAGGTGCGCGAGGCGGCGAAGATCCTCAAGGACGACTTTGACGTTACCGCCGACATCTGGAGTGTCACCAGCTTTAACGAGTTGCGCCGCGACGGTCTGGCTGTTGAGCGTGACAACCGCCTGCACCCCACGCGCAAGAAAAAACTGACCTTTGTTGAGCAGTGTCTGGAAAAACGCAGCGGCCCGGTTATCGCGTCGACCGATTACATGAAGCTGTTCGCCGACCAGATCCGCGAATGGGTTCCGGGCACTTACAAGGTGCTTGGCACCGATGGCTTCGGCCGTAGCGACAGCCGCCGCAAACTGCGTGAGTTCTTTGAGGTCGATCGCCACTGGGTGGCCTATACCGCGCTGAGCGCGCTGGTGGAAGAAGGCAAGCTGAAGCCCAAGGTGCTGACTGATGCACTCAAGACCTTCGGCATCAACCCCGACAAGATCAACCCACTGGACTGCTGA
- the aceF gene encoding dihydrolipoyllysine-residue acetyltransferase: MSEVIKVPDIGGGEGEVIEILVNEGDTVEAEQSLLVLESDKASMEVPCPKAGVVKAIKAKLGDTLKEGDALIELEIASGDSNEDSESEEKPAEAEKPKQPESKDQAPAQEKKSEPSQAAAKKAASKSEAVKVPDLGSDAGAKVIEILVSKGDKVEADQSLLVLESDKASMELPAPFAGVIESIEVKLEQDVKTGDLIMHMQVQGEADDAEPAGDKDSAKESPDDAKAEAPKQAASAASESKTPDVETPPPVGGPSREGAKVHAGPAVRMLAREFGIDLVDVKPTGPRERILKEDVQKHVQAVMKQQKSGNAAVGGSGIPAVPAVDFSRFGEVETKDMTRLQQVGAANIHRSWLNVPHVTQFDLADISALEAFRKEQKAVAEKAGVKLTILPFLLKACAHVLNEQPGFNVALAPNGKQLIQKKFVHIGFAVDTPDGLLVPVIRDVDKKSLLQLAGEAAELAEKARNKKLGADAMQGACFTISSLGHIGGTYFTPIVNSPEVAILGVSKATMQPVWDGQAFQPQLMLPLSLSYDHRAINGAAAAQFTKRLGELLGDIRSMLL, encoded by the coding sequence ATGAGTGAAGTCATCAAAGTACCCGACATCGGCGGCGGTGAGGGTGAAGTCATCGAAATTCTGGTCAACGAAGGCGACACGGTAGAAGCGGAACAATCGCTGCTGGTACTGGAATCCGACAAGGCGAGCATGGAAGTGCCCTGCCCCAAGGCCGGCGTGGTCAAAGCCATCAAGGCCAAGCTTGGCGACACCCTGAAGGAAGGCGATGCGTTGATCGAACTGGAGATAGCCAGCGGCGATAGCAACGAGGACAGCGAATCCGAGGAAAAGCCTGCCGAGGCCGAAAAGCCTAAACAACCAGAGTCGAAAGACCAGGCGCCGGCGCAAGAGAAGAAATCCGAGCCGAGCCAAGCCGCAGCGAAAAAGGCGGCAAGCAAGAGTGAAGCCGTCAAGGTACCCGACTTGGGTTCGGATGCGGGCGCCAAGGTCATCGAGATTCTGGTCAGCAAGGGTGACAAGGTCGAAGCCGACCAGTCGCTGCTGGTACTTGAATCCGACAAGGCCAGCATGGAGCTGCCCGCGCCCTTTGCTGGCGTGATCGAGTCCATTGAGGTCAAGCTTGAGCAGGACGTCAAAACCGGCGACCTGATCATGCACATGCAGGTTCAGGGTGAGGCGGACGACGCTGAGCCCGCAGGCGACAAGGATAGCGCCAAGGAAAGCCCCGACGATGCCAAGGCAGAAGCGCCAAAGCAGGCAGCGTCCGCCGCCAGCGAGAGCAAAACGCCCGACGTGGAAACTCCGCCGCCGGTCGGCGGCCCGAGCCGCGAAGGCGCCAAGGTCCATGCCGGCCCGGCCGTGCGTATGCTGGCTCGTGAGTTTGGTATCGACCTGGTCGACGTCAAGCCCACAGGCCCACGCGAGCGCATCCTCAAGGAAGACGTGCAGAAACACGTGCAGGCGGTGATGAAACAGCAGAAATCCGGGAACGCCGCTGTCGGCGGCTCCGGCATCCCCGCCGTGCCCGCAGTCGATTTCTCACGCTTTGGCGAGGTCGAAACCAAGGACATGACGCGCCTGCAACAGGTCGGCGCCGCCAACATCCACCGCAGCTGGCTCAACGTGCCGCATGTCACCCAGTTTGACCTGGCCGACATCAGCGCGCTGGAAGCCTTCCGCAAGGAGCAAAAAGCGGTCGCAGAAAAGGCCGGCGTCAAGCTGACCATCCTGCCCTTCCTGCTCAAAGCCTGCGCGCATGTGCTGAATGAGCAGCCTGGCTTCAACGTCGCACTGGCGCCAAACGGCAAGCAATTGATCCAGAAGAAATTTGTGCACATCGGCTTTGCCGTCGATACGCCGGACGGGCTGCTGGTTCCGGTGATACGCGATGTCGACAAGAAGAGCCTGCTGCAGCTGGCGGGTGAGGCAGCTGAGCTGGCCGAGAAGGCGCGCAACAAGAAGCTCGGGGCCGACGCCATGCAAGGCGCCTGCTTTACCATCTCCAGCCTGGGACATATCGGCGGGACTTATTTCACGCCTATTGTGAATAGCCCGGAGGTAGCCATTTTGGGCGTCTCCAAGGCGACCATGCAGCCCGTGTGGGATGGCCAGGCGTTCCAGCCGCAGCTGATGCTGCCGCTGTCACTGTCTTACGACCACCGCGCCATCAACGGCGCCGCGGCGGCGCAGTTCACCAAGCGGCTTGGTGAGCTTTTGGGAGATATTCGTTCGATGCTGCTGTAA
- a CDS encoding hemerythrin domain-containing protein — MNAIDLLKKDHTTVKSLLAKLTDTTERAIKTRSELLEKIRTEVSIHTTLEEELFYPAFNKAGAKDEAKMVAEAKEEHRAVEELVLPDLFKTDPGSINFSGRMKVLKELLEHHIEEEEEEMFKDAAKLMSKDQLLELGKKMEEKQRQLKAAK, encoded by the coding sequence ATGAATGCTATTGATCTGTTAAAAAAAGACCATACAACAGTAAAAAGTCTGCTTGCCAAGCTTACGGATACCACGGAGCGGGCAATAAAAACGCGTTCAGAGCTGCTCGAGAAAATACGCACTGAAGTTTCAATTCATACGACGCTTGAAGAAGAGCTGTTTTATCCGGCTTTCAACAAAGCGGGTGCTAAAGACGAAGCGAAGATGGTAGCCGAGGCGAAGGAAGAGCATCGTGCAGTAGAAGAGCTGGTATTACCGGATCTGTTTAAAACCGATCCAGGCAGCATCAATTTCTCTGGACGCATGAAGGTGCTCAAAGAGTTGCTGGAGCACCACATCGAAGAGGAAGAGGAAGAGATGTTCAAGGATGCCGCTAAGCTGATGAGCAAAGATCAATTGCTGGAGCTTGGAAAAAAAATGGAAGAAAAACAACGTCAGCTCAAAGCAGCCAAGTAA
- a CDS encoding PA2169 family four-helix-bundle protein, protein MNTIDTKELISTLNDLIETSKDGEEGFRVCAEDTKRSDLKTLFSQRSLECGKAAQELQAVVARLGGKPEDSTSIGGDMHRRWVDLKSMITGKDDKAVLNECERGEDVAKKNYKEALEKALPEDIRQLVQRQYEGVLRNHDQVKSLRDAERARS, encoded by the coding sequence ATGAACACGATTGATACGAAAGAACTGATTTCCACCCTGAACGATCTGATTGAAACCAGCAAAGACGGAGAAGAAGGCTTCCGTGTATGTGCTGAAGATACCAAGCGCTCAGACCTGAAAACCCTCTTTTCCCAGCGGTCGCTTGAGTGCGGTAAAGCCGCCCAAGAACTGCAGGCAGTGGTTGCCCGCCTAGGTGGCAAGCCTGAAGATTCAACCAGCATTGGTGGTGACATGCACCGCCGCTGGGTAGACCTCAAGTCTATGATTACTGGTAAAGATGATAAAGCCGTACTCAATGAATGCGAGCGCGGCGAAGATGTTGCCAAAAAGAATTACAAAGAGGCGTTGGAGAAAGCACTTCCCGAAGATATACGCCAACTAGTGCAGCGTCAGTACGAGGGTGTTTTACGTAACCACGACCAGGTAAAATCCCTTCGCGATGCCGAGCGCGCTCGTAGCTAA